In the genome of Limnobaculum zhutongyuii, one region contains:
- the lpxD gene encoding UDP-3-O-(3-hydroxymyristoyl)glucosamine N-acyltransferase: MHSIRLADLAEHLGAEIHGDGDIVITGVASMTSAKKGQITFLSNSRYQEQLLTCEASAVVLSEENLPFCSHLTALVVKNPYLSYARMAQLLDTTPSPAQDIAPTAVIAESATLGQNVSIGANAVIESGVVLGDNVVIGAGCFVGKNARIGAGTRLWANVTIYHEVVIGSGGLVQSGTVIGADGFGYANERGNWIKIPQLGTVRIGDNVEIGACTTIDRGALDDTIIGNGVIIDNQCQIAHNVIIGDNTAVAGGVIMAGSLTIGKYCQIGGASVINGHMEICDKAVVTGMGMVMRPITEPGIYSSGIPLQSNKEWRKTAALVLNINEMSKRLKAVERKVDGK, translated from the coding sequence ATGCACTCCATTCGTTTAGCTGATTTAGCAGAACATTTGGGGGCAGAAATACACGGTGATGGCGATATCGTCATCACCGGTGTTGCATCAATGACATCTGCCAAAAAAGGACAGATCACTTTTCTGTCTAATAGCCGTTATCAGGAACAGCTTTTGACCTGTGAGGCCAGTGCCGTGGTGCTGAGCGAAGAAAATCTTCCTTTCTGTTCACATTTGACTGCGTTAGTTGTGAAGAATCCTTACCTCAGCTACGCACGTATGGCTCAGTTACTGGATACCACACCTTCTCCTGCCCAGGATATTGCGCCAACCGCAGTGATTGCTGAAAGTGCCACATTGGGGCAGAATGTTTCCATTGGTGCGAATGCTGTTATTGAAAGCGGTGTCGTGCTGGGTGATAACGTCGTGATTGGTGCCGGGTGTTTTGTCGGTAAAAACGCACGTATAGGCGCAGGTACTCGCTTGTGGGCTAATGTCACTATTTATCATGAAGTGGTGATTGGTTCAGGTGGTTTAGTTCAATCCGGTACCGTTATTGGCGCAGATGGTTTTGGCTATGCTAATGAGCGTGGAAACTGGATTAAGATCCCTCAGTTAGGAACGGTCAGAATTGGTGATAACGTTGAAATCGGTGCCTGCACAACTATCGATCGTGGTGCGCTGGATGATACGATTATTGGCAATGGTGTGATCATTGATAACCAATGTCAGATTGCGCATAACGTGATAATTGGCGACAATACTGCAGTTGCCGGTGGCGTGATTATGGCGGGCAGTCTGACGATTGGCAAATACTGCCAGATTGGTGGTGCCAGCGTTATTAATGGTCATATGGAAATCTGTGATAAAGCCGTTGTTACCGGAATGGGAATGGTGATGCGCCCCATCACTGAACCGGGAATTTATTCTTCTGGTATTCCACTTCAGAGTAATAAAGAGTGGCGTAAGACAGCAGCTCTG
- a CDS encoding OmpH family outer membrane protein, with amino-acid sequence MKKWLCAAGLGLAMVASAGVQAADKVAVVDVMSILQKMPEREAVAKKLESEFKSRATALQSEEKAAQDKVKKLQTSGGSMKAADRTKLENDIKAFQQKAAAFTQDSRRREAEEMNKLVAKVQDAVKTVAEKDGYSVVVKADAAFYVNSDSDITEKVLAQVK; translated from the coding sequence TTGAAAAAGTGGTTATGTGCTGCAGGTTTAGGTTTAGCTATGGTTGCTTCAGCGGGCGTTCAGGCGGCCGATAAAGTTGCTGTTGTTGATGTGATGAGCATTTTACAAAAGATGCCAGAGCGTGAAGCAGTAGCTAAAAAGCTGGAAAGCGAGTTCAAATCTCGTGCTACGGCTCTGCAATCTGAAGAGAAAGCTGCTCAGGATAAAGTGAAAAAACTGCAAACTAGCGGTGGTTCAATGAAAGCAGCCGATCGTACTAAGCTGGAAAATGATATTAAGGCATTCCAGCAAAAAGCTGCAGCCTTTACTCAGGACAGCCGTCGTCGTGAAGCTGAAGAAATGAACAAGTTAGTTGCTAAAGTTCAGGACGCAGTGAAAACTGTTGCTGAAAAAGATGGTTATTCAGTTGTTGTTAAAGCAGATGCTGCATTCTATGTAAACTCTGATAGCGACATCACTGAAAAAGTTTTAGCGCAGGTAAAATAA